The Cyanobium sp. Tous-M-B4 genome contains a region encoding:
- the hflX gene encoding GTPase HflX codes for MKQGGLAGRTAGLRPAQKRRLERLCHRRHPDDQVAELLCLQRLASESRELELPLTLVVDSRGLCRLLWVGPLEQSGRLLERLPGSERRQGSELRLITCCGRTKQLEAGRQEGIVGLDIAPIFWLRFGDRAGAGGQWPAQLLVAHPDAAEPWASEATEDLAELCGRDPLSLTQPNAPSDSTFGANQDGPEKVLLLALTPGDRGRAQRLIAELEGLVSSAGAVPVGVVEQRRSQVAPQTLWGEGKVGEAALEARRLGATLVVTDRELTPVQARNLERLLDLPVSDRSELILDIFAQRAASAAGRLQVELAQLRYRLPRLTGRGRSLSRQGGGIGTRGPGETQLEKDRRAIARRIERLQREVSQLGEHRARLRRSRQGLRRLALVGYTNAGKSSLLNALTRASEGRAVLAENKLFATLDPTTRRLELPEPVLLTDTVGFIRDLPPPLLEAFRSTLEETLEAEGLLIVVDLADPAWPEQWRTVNTILDSLGATAPRRLIANQIDRCPAGEVERARALAPTALFISATACLGLQHLRQELRSWPESAPEDENTTSAR; via the coding sequence GTGAAACAAGGCGGCCTGGCGGGGCGCACGGCCGGCTTGCGACCCGCCCAAAAAAGACGCCTGGAACGCCTCTGTCACCGCCGCCATCCGGACGACCAGGTAGCCGAATTGCTCTGCTTGCAGCGGCTTGCCAGTGAAAGCCGTGAGCTGGAGCTGCCGCTCACCCTGGTAGTGGATAGCCGGGGCCTGTGCCGGCTGCTCTGGGTGGGGCCGCTGGAGCAATCGGGCCGGCTGCTGGAGCGCCTGCCCGGCTCAGAGCGCCGCCAGGGTTCCGAGCTGCGGCTGATCACCTGCTGCGGCCGAACCAAACAACTCGAAGCCGGCCGCCAGGAGGGAATCGTGGGGCTGGATATAGCGCCCATCTTTTGGCTGCGCTTCGGCGACAGGGCGGGGGCGGGGGGCCAATGGCCCGCCCAACTGTTGGTGGCCCACCCCGACGCCGCCGAACCCTGGGCAAGCGAAGCGACTGAAGATCTAGCCGAATTGTGCGGCCGCGATCCCCTCAGCCTCACCCAGCCAAATGCACCCAGCGATAGCACCTTTGGCGCCAACCAAGACGGCCCTGAAAAGGTGCTGCTGCTAGCCCTCACCCCCGGCGACCGCGGCCGGGCCCAGCGCCTGATCGCCGAACTGGAGGGACTCGTAAGCAGCGCCGGTGCTGTGCCGGTGGGAGTGGTGGAGCAGCGCCGCAGCCAAGTTGCTCCCCAGACCCTCTGGGGTGAGGGGAAAGTGGGTGAAGCAGCCCTGGAGGCCCGGCGGCTCGGCGCCACCCTGGTAGTGACAGACCGGGAGCTCACACCGGTGCAAGCCCGCAATCTGGAGCGGCTCCTGGATCTGCCGGTGAGCGACCGCAGTGAACTGATTCTCGACATCTTTGCCCAACGGGCCGCCAGCGCCGCCGGACGCCTCCAGGTGGAACTAGCCCAACTGCGCTACAGGCTGCCCCGACTCACCGGCCGCGGCCGCAGCCTGTCGCGGCAGGGGGGAGGCATCGGCACCAGGGGGCCGGGCGAAACCCAACTGGAAAAAGATCGTCGCGCCATCGCCCGCCGGATTGAGCGGTTGCAGCGGGAGGTGAGCCAGCTGGGCGAACACCGGGCCCGGTTGCGTCGCAGCCGCCAGGGACTGCGGCGACTGGCCCTAGTGGGTTACACCAACGCCGGCAAAAGTTCCCTGCTCAACGCCTTAACCAGGGCCAGCGAGGGCCGCGCCGTACTGGCCGAAAACAAGCTGTTCGCCACCCTTGATCCCACCACCCGACGACTTGAATTGCCGGAACCAGTGCTGCTCACTGACACGGTTGGCTTCATCCGCGATTTGCCCCCGCCCCTGTTGGAAGCATTCCGCTCAACCCTGGAGGAAACCCTTGAAGCTGAGGGCCTGTTGATCGTGGTTGATCTGGCCGACCCGGCCTGGCCCGAGCAGTGGCGCACCGTCAACACCATCCTCGATTCCCTTGGAGCAACCGCCCCCAGGCGCCTAATCGCCAATCAAATCGACCGCTGCCCAGCCGGGGAGGTGGAGCGAGCCAGGGCGCTAGCCCCAACGGCCCTGTTCATTTCCGCCACCGCCTGCCTGGGCCTGCAGCACCTGCGCCAGGAGTTGCGCAGCTGGCCCGAGTCAGCGCCTGAGGACGAAAACACCACATCTGCGCGCTGA
- a CDS encoding DUF2973 domain-containing protein, which yields MNTVFSQLLPLVYGACFVLLLWQAFKVMGQGFRAIPRPGDRDAEGAPSAQVPEIRSNLDRTGRLTIHPELLDSDGQITQEDLLTVRFSGDNEQAAYPGDLS from the coding sequence ATGAACACTGTGTTCTCCCAGCTTTTACCCCTGGTCTACGGGGCCTGCTTCGTATTACTGCTATGGCAAGCCTTCAAGGTGATGGGTCAGGGATTCCGAGCCATTCCCCGTCCAGGTGATCGAGATGCTGAGGGTGCGCCTTCAGCACAAGTACCCGAAATCAGGTCCAATCTCGACCGCACCGGGCGACTCACCATCCATCCGGAGCTGCTTGATTCAGATGGTCAGATCACCCAGGAAGACCTGTTGACCGTGCGCTTCAGCGGCGACAACGAGCAAGCGGCTTACCCAGGTGACCTCAGCTGA
- a CDS encoding ABC-F family ATP-binding cassette domain-containing protein, translating into MELVPRPFSVLRLERLGKIYPTGEVLRDVTWEVRPGDRIGLVGVNGAGKSTQMKIIAGLEEPSSGLVVKQGEPRIAYLQQEFDVDPARTVREELFQAFGEAAEVLIRQHQLEHEMASEQAASDPDHLDELIHELGRLHSRFEALHGYELDARIDKLLPTIGFSPEGAEQLVGDYSGGWQMRIALGKILLQEPDLLLLDEPTNHLDVETIQWLEGYLVEQTAALVVISHDRTFLDRVCNQIVETERGVSRTYLGNYSQHLEQKVLEREATQAAFDRQQKELGAQQAYIDRFRASATRSTQAKSREKLLEKVERVEAPLEGVGGPRFRFPEAPRSGRLVADIKNLTHSYGEQILFLGAELEVERGDRIAFVGPNGAGKSTLLRLIMGSEKPEDGCASLGEHNVIANYFEQNQAEALDLSKTVINTIFEVVPDWTQTQVRSLLGSFCFSNESVFKEAGKLSGGEKARLALALMLLSPCNLLVLDEPTNHLDIPAKQMLEDALIDYEGAALLVSHDRYFISRVANRIVEIRDGQLVLYRGDYSYYLTKKEEEAGLARQAEEAERKAAKQAANKAKQASRKSQSKSS; encoded by the coding sequence ATGGAACTGGTCCCTAGACCCTTCTCCGTGCTCCGCCTCGAACGCCTCGGCAAGATTTATCCCACCGGCGAGGTGCTGCGGGATGTCACCTGGGAGGTGAGGCCGGGGGACCGCATTGGCTTGGTGGGCGTCAACGGAGCTGGCAAGTCCACCCAGATGAAGATCATTGCCGGGCTGGAAGAGCCCAGCAGTGGCCTGGTGGTGAAGCAAGGCGAACCCCGCATTGCCTACCTGCAACAGGAATTCGACGTCGATCCAGCCCGCACGGTGCGAGAGGAGCTGTTCCAGGCCTTCGGCGAAGCAGCTGAAGTGCTGATTCGCCAGCACCAGCTGGAGCACGAAATGGCCAGCGAGCAGGCCGCCAGCGACCCCGACCATCTTGACGAGCTAATCCACGAGCTAGGCCGGCTGCACAGCCGTTTCGAGGCGTTGCACGGCTACGAGCTCGACGCCCGCATCGACAAATTGTTGCCCACCATTGGCTTCAGTCCCGAGGGGGCCGAACAGCTGGTGGGGGATTATTCCGGCGGCTGGCAGATGCGCATCGCCCTCGGCAAAATCCTCCTCCAGGAACCGGATCTGCTGCTGCTCGACGAGCCCACCAACCATCTGGACGTTGAAACGATTCAGTGGCTCGAGGGCTATCTGGTCGAACAAACCGCGGCCCTAGTGGTGATCAGCCACGACCGCACCTTCTTGGATCGGGTCTGCAACCAGATAGTGGAAACCGAACGGGGGGTATCGCGCACCTACCTGGGCAACTACAGCCAGCACCTAGAGCAGAAAGTCCTGGAGCGCGAAGCAACTCAGGCCGCATTTGATCGGCAACAAAAGGAGCTTGGAGCCCAGCAGGCCTACATCGACCGCTTTCGGGCCAGTGCTACCCGCTCCACCCAGGCCAAAAGCCGGGAGAAACTGTTGGAGAAAGTTGAGCGGGTTGAAGCTCCGCTCGAAGGTGTCGGCGGGCCGCGATTCCGCTTTCCCGAAGCACCACGCTCTGGGCGCCTGGTGGCAGACATCAAAAATCTGACCCACAGCTACGGCGAGCAGATTCTGTTTTTGGGTGCTGAGCTGGAGGTGGAACGGGGTGACCGCATCGCCTTTGTCGGGCCTAACGGCGCCGGTAAATCAACCCTGCTGCGGCTCATCATGGGCAGCGAAAAGCCCGAGGACGGCTGCGCCAGCCTCGGGGAGCACAACGTGATAGCGAACTACTTCGAGCAGAACCAGGCCGAAGCCCTAGACCTCTCCAAAACCGTGATCAACACGATCTTCGAGGTGGTGCCCGACTGGACTCAGACCCAAGTGCGCTCGCTGCTAGGCAGCTTCTGCTTCAGCAACGAAAGCGTATTCAAGGAGGCCGGCAAGCTCTCTGGAGGAGAGAAAGCCAGGCTGGCGCTGGCATTAATGCTGCTCAGCCCCTGCAACCTCCTAGTTCTGGATGAGCCCACTAATCACCTTGATATTCCAGCCAAGCAGATGCTGGAAGACGCGCTGATCGACTACGAAGGGGCGGCCTTGCTGGTGAGTCACGACCGCTATTTCATCTCCAGGGTGGCCAACCGGATCGTGGAGATTCGGGATGGCCAACTGGTACTCTACCGCGGCGATTATTCCTATTACCTCACCAAGAAAGAAGAGGAAGCTGGCCTGGCCCGGCAGGCCGAAGAAGCAGAACGCAAAGCGGCAAAACAGGCAGCCAACAAAGCCAAGCAGGCGTCTCGAAAATCCCAGTCAAAATCCAGCTGA
- a CDS encoding anhydro-N-acetylmuramic acid kinase: MRVLGLMSGTSADGVDAVLASFSGPPQRPRWRLENHHFNPYPAELQRQIIGVGQGQSFASSTLLELAEAVTEQQALAARACDPQGRAQLVGCHGQTLWHRPPQAGQRGASWQLLQGPLLAELLATPVVFDFRSADLALGGQGAPLVPPADQALLGRCGGWRAVLNLGGIANLTLIPPAQGPESCLPVRGWDCGPANTLLDLATMHFSGGQQSYDADGAWARQGQIDEALIKRWLAEPYFQCPPPKSTGRELFGQADLERRLAELKGRDAADALATLTGFSAAVVAQELGHGPQAIELLVAGGGCRNSLLVEQLQRRCRGLIVRPLVEFGIGEAEREALAFALLAWWHALGHQGNLPSVTGASGGAVLGLCARPQSGRCNRTLRGAPRRRWGFWA, encoded by the coding sequence ATGCGGGTGTTGGGGTTGATGAGCGGCACAAGCGCCGATGGCGTGGATGCCGTCCTGGCCAGCTTCAGCGGGCCGCCCCAACGTCCGCGCTGGAGGCTGGAAAATCACCACTTCAACCCTTACCCCGCCGAGCTCCAACGCCAGATAATTGGCGTTGGCCAAGGCCAATCGTTCGCTAGCTCAACGCTGCTCGAATTGGCGGAAGCCGTGACCGAGCAGCAAGCTCTCGCAGCCAGAGCATGCGATCCCCAGGGCAGGGCCCAATTAGTTGGCTGCCACGGCCAGACCCTCTGGCATCGCCCGCCCCAGGCTGGCCAGCGGGGTGCCAGCTGGCAACTACTTCAAGGGCCACTGCTGGCGGAACTGCTGGCTACGCCGGTGGTATTTGATTTCCGCAGTGCCGATCTGGCCCTTGGCGGCCAGGGAGCACCGCTTGTCCCGCCTGCAGACCAGGCCCTACTGGGTCGTTGCGGCGGCTGGCGGGCGGTACTGAATCTGGGGGGCATTGCCAACCTCACCCTGATCCCACCGGCCCAGGGCCCCGAAAGTTGCCTACCAGTGCGGGGCTGGGACTGTGGTCCCGCAAATACCCTGCTGGACCTGGCAACCATGCACTTCAGTGGCGGCCAGCAGAGCTATGACGCTGATGGGGCCTGGGCCCGCCAGGGACAGATCGATGAAGCCCTCATTAAACGCTGGTTAGCTGAGCCCTATTTCCAGTGCCCACCGCCGAAGTCCACCGGTCGAGAGCTATTCGGCCAGGCAGACCTGGAGCGAAGGCTGGCCGAACTCAAGGGGCGAGACGCGGCGGACGCCCTAGCCACCCTGACCGGCTTCAGTGCCGCAGTTGTAGCCCAGGAGTTGGGCCATGGACCCCAAGCGATCGAGCTGCTGGTGGCTGGAGGGGGCTGCCGCAACAGCCTGCTAGTAGAACAACTGCAACGCCGCTGCCGCGGCCTGATCGTGCGGCCGTTGGTGGAATTTGGCATCGGCGAGGCAGAGAGAGAGGCCTTGGCCTTCGCCCTGCTGGCCTGGTGGCACGCCCTGGGGCATCAGGGAAACCTGCCCTCAGTCACCGGCGCGAGCGGCGGCGCGGTGCTGGGGCTTTGCGCCCGTCCTCAGTCAGGTCGGTGCAACCGAACCCTGCGGGGAGCTCCCCGCAGGCGCTGGGGTTTTTGGGCCTGA
- a CDS encoding ribbon-helix-helix domain-containing protein — protein MATRQTSSSGKSKSPRIQVVLPEQLCQQLAEFADAESRTVSNMAKVLIQQGVERLQQAQASQASPVQAGFQAELFRQGLEASQAQKPQRLRGAPRRVRLHRPD, from the coding sequence GTGGCCACCCGGCAGACCTCCTCGAGTGGCAAGTCCAAATCACCTCGCATTCAGGTGGTGTTGCCCGAGCAGCTCTGCCAACAGTTGGCTGAATTCGCGGATGCCGAGTCCCGTACGGTGAGCAACATGGCCAAGGTGCTGATCCAGCAAGGTGTGGAGCGGCTGCAGCAGGCCCAAGCCAGCCAGGCTTCCCCGGTTCAGGCGGGATTCCAGGCTGAGCTTTTTCGTCAGGGACTGGAGGCCAGTCAGGCCCAAAAACCCCAGCGCCTGCGGGGAGCTCCCCGCAGGGTTCGGTTGCACCGACCTGACTGA
- a CDS encoding trypsin-like peptidase domain-containing protein, with protein MADLRALPWLGSGLVVMALLAPPAPWPAAAALAQSAASVSSNRQSFVAAAVRRAGPAVVTIDTERTVAASGGASGGLPSGLLNDPLFRQFFGMPQLQQQPSQRTERGQGSGFIFQAEGLILTNAHVVEKSDRVTVGLQGGRRVEGTVVGLDRRTDLAVVRLAGNGPWPVAPLGNSDSLQVGEWAIAVGNPYGLDNTVTMGIISNLNRNASKLGITDKRLDLIQTDAAINPGNSGGPLLNADGEVIGINTLVRTGPGAGLGFAIPINRARDIARQLLTSGRVSHPVIGVSLDGVRAGDGAGLNQGVRVMAIQASSPAARAGLQKGDVIVAVGDQPIASPSQLVTAVERAGVGGSLALRVNRAGKLMQLTVIPAQLAPAP; from the coding sequence ATGGCTGATTTGCGGGCCTTGCCCTGGCTGGGCTCGGGGTTAGTGGTTATGGCTCTGCTGGCGCCCCCGGCCCCCTGGCCAGCCGCTGCCGCCCTTGCCCAGAGTGCAGCTTCAGTCAGCTCGAACCGCCAGTCGTTTGTAGCGGCGGCCGTCCGCCGCGCTGGACCCGCGGTGGTGACCATTGACACGGAACGGACCGTGGCCGCCTCAGGTGGTGCTTCGGGAGGTTTGCCCAGTGGCCTGCTCAACGACCCTCTGTTTCGCCAATTTTTTGGCATGCCCCAGCTGCAACAGCAGCCCTCTCAGCGCACAGAGCGGGGTCAGGGAAGCGGCTTTATTTTTCAGGCTGAGGGCCTAATTTTGACTAATGCCCACGTGGTGGAGAAATCAGACCGAGTGACCGTGGGGCTGCAGGGCGGTCGTCGGGTTGAGGGCACGGTGGTCGGTCTTGATCGCCGCACGGATCTGGCGGTCGTGAGGTTGGCGGGCAATGGCCCCTGGCCAGTAGCGCCCTTGGGCAACTCCGACAGCCTGCAAGTGGGCGAGTGGGCAATTGCCGTAGGCAACCCGTACGGGTTGGACAACACCGTGACCATGGGGATCATCAGCAATCTCAACCGCAACGCCAGCAAGCTGGGCATCACAGACAAGCGCTTGGATCTGATTCAGACCGATGCAGCAATTAACCCGGGCAATTCAGGTGGACCACTGCTAAACGCTGATGGCGAGGTGATCGGTATTAACACCTTGGTGCGTACCGGGCCTGGGGCAGGCTTGGGATTTGCCATTCCAATTAACCGGGCCCGGGATATTGCCCGACAATTGCTTACCTCTGGTCGCGTCAGCCACCCAGTTATCGGCGTAAGTCTCGACGGGGTTCGTGCCGGTGATGGCGCTGGGCTGAATCAAGGCGTGCGGGTGATGGCGATACAGGCTTCCTCACCGGCGGCCCGGGCAGGCCTGCAAAAGGGCGATGTAATCGTCGCGGTGGGTGATCAGCCCATTGCTAGCCCCTCCCAGCTGGTGACAGCGGTGGAGAGGGCAGGGGTGGGGGGAAGCTTGGCGCTTCGGGTGAATAGGGCCGGAAAATTGATGCAGTTAACCGTTATTCCAGCCCAATTAGCCCCAGCCCCCTAG
- a CDS encoding phosphoadenylyl-sulfate reductase, translated as MQTDQVPALSPDGAGRPIDLEAARALLAPLPAQERLSWAQNTFGAGFALTTSFGIQSAVLLHMASELTANTGRPIPVVWVDTGYLPPETYQYAERLVEQLQLQLVVAQSAISPARMEALHGRLWETHQGADLELYHRIRKVEPLDRALTELAVTCWASGVRGSQTDHRKAMEPLDAVRQRWSLRPLLSWSKRDVYYYMEEHKLPQHPLFEQGYSTVGDWHSSAPDLGDVIGRATRFGGLQQECGIHLPGLMGEGI; from the coding sequence ATGCAGACGGACCAAGTCCCAGCCCTTTCACCCGATGGCGCCGGACGGCCGATCGATCTGGAAGCTGCTAGGGCACTGCTTGCACCCTTGCCGGCCCAAGAGCGCCTGAGCTGGGCTCAGAACACCTTCGGGGCAGGATTTGCTTTAACAACCAGTTTTGGCATCCAGTCGGCAGTTCTGCTGCACATGGCCAGTGAGCTGACCGCCAATACCGGCCGGCCCATACCCGTGGTCTGGGTTGATACGGGCTATCTGCCGCCGGAGACCTATCAATACGCCGAGCGCCTGGTAGAGCAGCTCCAGCTCCAATTAGTGGTGGCCCAGTCGGCCATTAGCCCGGCCCGGATGGAAGCTCTGCACGGCCGCCTTTGGGAAACCCACCAGGGCGCAGATCTGGAGCTCTATCACCGCATCCGCAAGGTGGAACCCCTCGACCGGGCCCTCACTGAGCTGGCGGTGACCTGTTGGGCCAGTGGTGTGCGCGGCAGCCAGACCGATCACCGCAAGGCCATGGAACCGCTAGATGCGGTGCGCCAGCGCTGGTCGCTGCGGCCCCTTCTCTCCTGGAGTAAACGGGATGTTTACTACTACATGGAAGAGCACAAATTGCCCCAACACCCGCTGTTTGAGCAGGGTTATTCCACGGTGGGCGACTGGCACTCCAGTGCTCCCGATCTAGGCGATGTCATCGGCCGAGCGACGCGTTTCGGTGGTCTCCAACAGGAATGTGGCATCCATCTGCCGGGATTGATGGGCGAGGGCATCTGA
- a CDS encoding NAD(P)/FAD-dependent oxidoreductase yields the protein MTPPTAPVVIVGGGFGGLYTALALAERRQHPPILLIEPNDRFLFLPLLYELLSGELRSWEIAPRYDSLLAGKGVAWLQDRVVRIDAKSSQVHTATGRCLHFSRLVLATGAQANDFGIPGVAEYSLGFRTLADVERLQLLIQTLKERSRPLQRLAVVGAGASGVELACKLADQLQGSTIVDLIEQGPGLLPQAKAFNREQAEQALQRRDVRLRTHTRVEAVQAGGLTLLGPAGSEQLKVDGVIWTAGLRFQSLECQPPISVDRLGRLSCEPTLQLVDHPHLFALGDIAQQELPLPATAQVAFQQAECLAANLMHSLAGEPLDPFNYNDLGEMMSLGRGEASLVGGGFTLAGAAAFQIRKLAYLARLPGKSHQLKVVAGWLADWPR from the coding sequence GTGACCCCGCCAACCGCACCGGTGGTGATCGTGGGAGGGGGCTTTGGTGGGCTCTACACCGCCCTCGCCCTGGCAGAGCGCCGCCAACATCCACCAATCCTGCTGATCGAACCCAACGATCGCTTCCTGTTTCTGCCCCTGCTTTACGAACTGCTGAGCGGCGAACTGCGCAGCTGGGAAATCGCACCTCGCTACGACAGCTTGCTGGCCGGCAAAGGGGTGGCCTGGCTGCAGGACCGGGTTGTGCGCATCGACGCCAAGTCTTCACAGGTCCATACCGCTACCGGCCGCTGCCTGCACTTCAGCCGCCTGGTGCTGGCCACGGGTGCCCAGGCCAATGACTTCGGCATCCCCGGCGTAGCTGAATACAGCCTCGGTTTTCGCACCTTGGCAGACGTGGAACGGCTGCAGCTGCTAATCCAGACCTTGAAGGAGCGGTCCCGGCCCCTGCAGCGCTTGGCCGTGGTGGGAGCTGGTGCCAGCGGGGTGGAATTGGCCTGCAAGCTGGCCGACCAGTTGCAGGGGAGCACGATTGTGGACCTGATTGAGCAGGGCCCCGGACTGCTGCCCCAGGCCAAGGCCTTCAACAGAGAGCAGGCTGAGCAGGCCCTGCAACGCCGGGATGTGAGGCTGCGAACCCACACCCGCGTCGAGGCAGTGCAAGCAGGTGGATTGACGCTGCTGGGGCCAGCCGGCTCGGAACAGCTGAAGGTTGATGGGGTTATCTGGACTGCAGGCCTGCGCTTTCAATCGCTTGAATGCCAGCCGCCAATTTCCGTCGACCGACTTGGACGACTGAGCTGCGAGCCCACCCTGCAGCTGGTCGATCACCCCCACCTATTTGCCCTAGGCGACATCGCCCAGCAGGAGTTACCCCTGCCAGCCACGGCCCAAGTGGCCTTCCAACAAGCTGAGTGCCTGGCCGCCAACCTGATGCATTCCCTCGCAGGCGAACCCCTCGATCCCTTCAACTACAACGACCTCGGCGAAATGATGAGCCTGGGCCGAGGCGAAGCAAGCCTCGTTGGCGGCGGATTCACCCTGGCGGGAGCGGCGGCATTTCAGATCCGCAAACTGGCCTACCTGGCCCGCTTACCTGGCAAATCGCATCAGTTAAAAGTGGTCGCCGGCTGGCTAGCGGACTGGCCCCGGTGA
- a CDS encoding peroxiredoxin — protein MALQLGDTVPDFTQDSQLGPINLYDFGADSWVVLFSHPADYTPVCTTELGEVSRLRPEWEKRNVKTIALSVDSAESHNGWICDINETQNTTVDYPILADADKKVSDLYGMIHPNSLNNLTVRSVFIIDPNKKLRLQITYPASTGRNFHEILRVIDSLQLTDNHSVATPVNWKDGDDCVVVPSISTEDARAKFAKGVTEIKPYLRMTPQPNK, from the coding sequence ATGGCCCTCCAACTCGGCGATACCGTTCCCGATTTCACCCAGGATTCCCAGCTGGGGCCGATCAATCTCTACGACTTCGGCGCTGACAGCTGGGTTGTGCTGTTCTCCCACCCGGCCGACTACACCCCTGTTTGCACCACAGAATTGGGAGAGGTATCCCGGCTGCGCCCTGAATGGGAAAAGCGCAACGTCAAAACCATCGCCCTGAGTGTGGATTCCGCCGAAAGCCACAACGGCTGGATCTGCGATATCAACGAAACCCAGAACACAACAGTTGATTATCCGATCCTTGCGGATGCGGACAAAAAGGTGAGCGACCTTTACGGGATGATTCACCCCAACTCCCTTAATAATCTGACTGTGCGTTCGGTGTTCATCATCGATCCCAACAAGAAACTGCGCCTGCAGATCACCTACCCCGCCAGCACAGGTCGCAACTTCCACGAAATCCTGCGGGTGATTGATTCACTGCAGCTCACCGACAACCACTCCGTGGCCACCCCGGTGAATTGGAAAGACGGCGACGATTGCGTCGTAGTGCCATCGATCTCCACCGAAGATGCCCGCGCCAAGTTTGCCAAGGGCGTCACTGAGATCAAGCCCTACTTGCGCATGACCCCCCAGCCCAACAAGTGA